A genomic segment from Glycine soja cultivar W05 chromosome 18, ASM419377v2, whole genome shotgun sequence encodes:
- the LOC114394818 gene encoding mitogen-activated protein kinase kinase kinase 3-like — protein sequence MIFLKQINSSSSMLSFKGSPYWMAPEVVMNTNGYSLPIDIWSLGCTILEMATSKPPWNQYEGVAAIFKIGNSRDMPEILDHLLSEAKNFIQLCLQRDPLARPTAEKLIEHPFIRDQSARKATNVRITRDAFPYMFDGSRTPPV from the exons ATGATTTTTCTGAAACAGATAAATTCTTCTTCCTCCATGCTTTCTTTCAAAGGGAGTCCATACTGGATGGCACCCGAG GTTGTAATGAATACAAATGGCTATAGTCTTCCTATTGATATATGGAGTTTGGGATGCACAATTCTTGAAATGGCAACATCAAAGCCTCCTTGGAATCAGTATGAAGGG GTAGCTGCAATATTTAAAATTGGTAACAGCAGAGATATGCCTGAAATTCTGGATCACCTCTTAAGTgaggcaaagaatttcattcAGCTATGCTTACAAAGAGATCCATTAGCCCGCCCAACAGCCGAGAAGTTAATAGAGCATCCCTTTATTCGAGATCAGTCAGCAAGAAAAGCTACAAATGTCAGAATAACCAGGGATGCTTTCCCCTACATGTTTGATGGAAGTCGGACGCCTCCGGTATAG
- the LOC114395303 gene encoding putative uncharacterized protein DDB_G0283431 yields the protein MNGGNGTTPTMVSPPSPHSSCRSTEPNQEDNNNNNNGDDNNNNNNGDNDNNHNNNDDDNNNIIILNNNNNHNNNNNNTNNNNNNNNGDNNNNHHHPEAPSLVLVGCPQCLMYLMISEDNLKCPKCKSINLIHFT from the coding sequence ATGAATGGCGGAAATGGAACCACTCCAACAATGGTGTCACCACCTTCACCACATAGCTCATGTCGGTCTACTGAGCCCAACCAAGaggacaacaataacaacaacaatggcgatgacaataacaacaacaacaacggaGACAATGACAACAACCATAACAACAATGACgacgacaacaacaacatcatcatcctcaacaacaacaacaaccacaacaacaacaacaacaacaccaacaacaacaacaacaacaacaatggcgacaacaacaacaaccaccacCACCCTGAAGCTCCTTCCTTGGTGCTAGTAGGGTGCCCTCAATGTCTTATGTATCTAATGATCTCTGAGGATAACCTCAAGTGCCCAAAATGCAAAAGcattaatttgattcattttaccTAA